The nucleotide sequence TTCTCTCTTTTCATGTTGATCGAGAACGCAAGCCTGTCTCCTTTGAGGATGTCCGGGAGACTCTGGTAGGTTTTGATGAGGATGTCCATCCAAAGAAAGTTAAAATCCTTTTAGAGGGGACGGTTCAATTGTTCCAActctcttcttcatcatcatctttaaatatcttctgttttcaacttttattatttatttatttatcttttcaatgacttttctttctttcatgtgAATTATAATTACTATGTTGCCAGTTGCTATGGCCTCCCATGGTGGAGCTGCTGTCAGAACCCTTatgggcgtatgtttagtctcacatctgTTATTCGgtagatagatcttgggtacttatacagaatcaaggaaccAAAAGCATACCTGccggctagtcattttgggtaAAGTCCTaggttattacaaatggtatcagagcaaatctggctcataacctatgtgaaTTAGATGGCACTATAGCACGAATCTATTAAGGCTGCCACAAGCCGATCGTAGTATTTacgattagatttaaatggatttgaacccttagtctgGCGAGGACATTAGGGCTTGAATGGGGAGAGAATGTCAGGACCCGTGTGGGCATGTATTTACTCCCGCATTGGTCATTCggtgggtagatcttgggtacttatacaagatcaagaaatccaaagaaTACTTTCCAACTagacattttgggtgaggttctgatTTGGGCTTGTAGACAAACACTGCGAGTCAATTTTTTAATACAAGAAGTTTAGGCTCAGCCACGCGCTTTCTCACAAAATAAAAaggcaaaacaaaaaaaaactaaagattcaatttctttgtCTTCTTAGCTTCCATTTCTTTTCTAATGTTCATACGAAGTTTGAAGAAGAAATGATGGACAAACACTGCTTTGAACTTGGACTATGTCATCAAGAGGCAAATTACTGTAAAAGGCATCAAACATTTTATAGTGCGAGTTCTggagaatatctaaagctcggAAACATGGTAAGCAATGATTGATGGAAACAATCGTCTCCGTCGTATTTGTTGAAAATCTTCATGTAGAATTGACGTACTTGATATGGAAAGGAGTGGACAAAGTTAGTGCCTTTTATTGCTGGTGAATTGGTTTGAAGAAGAAATGCTAGACAGACACTGCTTTGAACTTGGACTTTGTCATCGAGAGGTAAATTTCTGTAAAGGGCATCAAACATTTTATAGTGCGAGTTCTgaagaatatctaaagctcaaAAACATGGTAAGCAGTGATTCGTGGAAGCAATCGTCTCCGTCGTATTCGTGGAAAAACTTCATGTAGAATTGTGGTACTTGATATGGAAAGGAGTGGACAAAATTAGTGGCTTCCATTGCTCGGTGAATTGGTTTGAAGAAGAAATACTGGACAAACACTGCTTTGAACTTGGACGTTGTCATCAAGAGGCAAATTACTGTAAGGGCATCAAATATTTTATAGTGCGAGTCCTGAAGAATGTCTAAAGCTCAGAAACATAGTAAGCAGTGATTGGTGGAAGCAATCATCTCCGTTGTATTTGTAGAAAATCTTCATGTAGAATTGTCGTATTTGATATGGAAAGGAGTGAAAAAAGTTAGTGGCTTCCATTACTGGTGAATTGGTTTGAAGAAGAAATGCTGGACAAATACTGCTTTGAACTTGGACTATGTCATCAAGAGGCAAATTATTGTAAAAGGCATCAAACATTTTATAGTGCAAGTCCTGGAGAATATCTAAAGCTTAGAAACATGGCAAGCAATAATTGGTGGAAGCAATCGTCTCCATCGTATTTGTGAAAAATCTTCATGTAGAATTGTCATACTTGTATGGAAAGGAGTGGATAAAGTTAGTGGCTTCCATTGCTGGTGAATTGGTTTGAAGAAGAAATGCTGGACAAACACTACTTTGAACTTGGACTTTGTCATCAAGAGGCAAATTACTATAAAGGGCATCAAACATTTTATAGTGTGAGTCATggagaatatctaaagctcaaAAATATGATAAGCAGTGATTGGTGGAAGCAATCGTCTCCGTCGTATTTGTAGAAAATCTTCATGTAGAATTGTCTTGCTTGATATGGAAAGGAGTGGACAAAGTTAGTAGATTCCATTGCTGGTGAATTGGTTTGAAGAAGAAATGCTGGACAAATACTGCTTTGAACTTGGACTTTGACATCATGAGGCAAATTACTGTAAAGGGCATCAAACATATTATAGTGCGAGTCCTgaaaaatatctaaagctcaGAAACATGGTAAGCAGTGATTGGTGGAAGAATCGTCTCTGTCGTATTTGTAAAAAATCTTCATGTAGAATTGTCGTACTTGATATGGAAAGGAGTGGATAAAGTTAGTGATTTCCATTGCCGATGAATTGGTTTGAAGAAGAAATGCTGGACAAACACTGCTTTGAACTTGGACTTTGTCATCAAGAGGTAAATTACTGTAAAGGGCATCAAAAATTTTGTAGTGCGAGTCTTggagaatatctaaagctcagAAACATGGTAAGCAGCGATTGGTGGAAGTAATCGTCTCCGTCGTATTTGTGAAAAAATTTCATGTAGAATTGTCGTACTTGATATGGAAAGGAGTGGACAAAGTTAGTGGCTTCCATAGCTGGTGAATTGGTTTGAAAaagaaatgctggaaaaataCTGTTTTGAACTTCGACTTTATCATCAAGAGGCAAATTACTGTAAAGGGCATCAAACATTTTATAGTGCGAGTCCCCATCGCATATCTAAAGCTTAAAAATATGGTAAGCAGTGATTGGTGGAAACAATCGTCTCCATCATATTTGTGGAAAATCTTCATGTAGAATTGTCGTACTTGATATGGAAAGGAGTGGACAAAGTTAGTGGCTTCCATTGCTGGTGAATTGGTTTGAAGAAGAAATGTTGGACAAACATTGCTTTGAACTTGGACTTTATCGTAAGGAGGCAAATTACTGTAAAGTGCATCAAACATTTTATAATGCGAGTCCTggagaatatctaaagctcagAAACATGGTAAGCAGTGATCGGTGGAAGCAATCGTCTCTATCGTATTTGTGGAAAATCTTCATGTAGAATTCTCGTACTTGATAGGGAAAGGAGAGGACAAAATTAGTGGCTTCCATTGCTGGTAAATTGGTTTGAAAAAGAAATGCTGGACAAACACTGCTTTGAACTTAGACTTTGTCGTTAAGAGGCAAATTACTGTAAAGGGCATCAAACGGCCGATTTGAAGATCATCAGGTAATTCTAGCATATAAGCATTAGGACTCAATCGCTTCAATACCTTGAATGGTCCCGCTCGTCGAGGATGAAGCTTCTGAtattatttttggaaaaaacgTTCAGCTTTTAATCTGAATCCTAGAGAATATCTAAAGCTGAGAAACATGATAAGCAGTGATTAGTGGAAGCAATCGTTTCCATCATATTTGTGGAAAATTTTCATGTAGAATtgtcatgcttgatatgctctatATTCTGATGGAGCCCACCTAGTAGGAATAATACTTGATGGTCACAATTATGGCATGGCCGTGGATACAATTATCACTACGGATCAATGATGGAGCCAATCACCAACTGGTCCAGTCTAGCTGCGGATCATTTTTTGTCTTTTATTTGAATGGACAAAAAGGAAGGAGAACCTTCCCTATAGTTTATTAGGTAGATAAGAAAAATAAGGCAGAAATTTAGAGAAGaatccaagaagaagaagagggtccCTCCTTTACAGCGATCTTAGGAATTGGCAGGCTAGTTCGCAGCAGGTTTTAGAACTGACTTGAGTACTTGAGAAGTAAGTTGGTGTCCCTCCTGTGCTTTAGTATTATATAAATTTCCCCAAAGCTGAAAACATTGCAGAAGTTTGttggagaaaaaagaaagaaaggaaagattcCAGGAGTCTATGCAGAACAGTGTTTGGAGAAGATTGCAACAGGCTGCAAGTCAATTATGACCAAACGATTTTAGTCATTGCAAAGCCAATGGAAACACTCAACCCTGATAAGATCCCTTCTGGAGCTAAAAGCAGGTTCCTCCATTTCTCCTTTAGCCCCTTACATGGCTGCGTCTTGGCTCGTAAGTATGCTCTTCTTTCTTGTCCTTCAAGATGGAAACAAGATGACCCTAGGGGATAAAGAAGAAGATTTTTTCAAAGCTTGCCCACCATCCAAGTGCGGATTAGGAGGCTTGAAGATCAGATATCCCCTGCGACTGATGACTAGTCCTCCATCCTGCGGTGCAGAAGGCTTGCATCTTTCATGCTCTGGCAACGacaccttcctctctctctcccgttCAAGCTCCTATAAAGTGACTAAAATAAGCTATACCTTCGGTCAAATAGCGATCAATGTTGGAGAACCATGGGTTCGCTGTCCACTGCAAAGTCTCAGCTCCATCAAGCTCACTTCGCCGGTGTACAAGCCTTCTCTTACCCAGATATTTAGTTTGGTACGCTGCTCAAAAAGACCCAAAGGAAGTGCTGAAATGATTGGTCCAATATAATGTCTCAGCAGTGCAGGTTATGATATTTTTGCTGCAGAAATAGATATGTCTATGGACAAGCTACCCTTCGATTGCATGGTGGTTTCAGCAGGTGCCGAGATCCCCACCCTAATTACTGGTAATTATTACGAGGAAGCGCTGCATTCATTAGGTGTGGAGATCCCCTCCCTAATTACTAGTTATATCGGGTCAGCAATTGATTTCATAGAGAGGGGAGAGCTAACCCTTGATTGGTCTATTCCTGAGATCAGTATTCCTGAGATCAGTGATAAATGCAAGGCCTGCGAAGCTGTAGCAAAGCGCTGTGCAGGACACGAAGTCTACTGCAACACTAGCCAGCATCTATCCTCAAAAAACACTAACCAGCATCATGGTGAGCTACCTTTTTCCTGTCTGCAACTACAAATATTTGGGATGATTGCCTGCTAGTTTTTCTGCTTTAAAGTCCTGAAATATTTTGCAATAGCCCTTAGTTATATAGGtaatgagagagaaaaaaatgaaaaaaaaaatcatcatattCAATAGACATAAGCCTAAGGTGTAAATCACTTTTTgcttatttcaaaaaaaaatctgaaatatGAGACAAACAGTCAATGTGTCCTTTACTTGGATGTCTAGATGTTACAAAAGTGAGGTTTCAATCCATTCAATTCTGCTGATAAAGAAAGAGAacatctcttctcttctcttcttaggCAGATGTCTTCCAACTGATTGAACCCCTACCCATATTGGTGGATCCAATCAGCTGGCGAAGTTTTACTTTTGAATAAACCTTCTCCAGGAGGTTATAAATTAATCTACCCAACTTGTGCTTATTGATTGTTATGTTCTGCATGCCGAGCTTTCACCGTATTTCCTTGTCTGCATGCCTCTCATACTTCAACTAGCGCTCATTAGATGGTCTATGATTTCTTATCAAAATGTTGCAAAAACTAATTTAACTTTATCAAGAATTCGGAATTCActgcttccttcttctttttttgacaAAATATGGAGGAAGTGAAAACTTTCCCAATGCTTTATTAGAAGCActgattctttcttttttttttgctaaaagaaGCACTGATTCTTTCATAAACATTTTTGCAGGTTCAGATGTCAAGCTCATTACAGGTGAGTTCTCATGAAATCTTATCTAATTTGCTCAGAAGAAAACACTCCGTTTGAATCATccactttttttattaaaaagaaacatttaatgAGGAAAAACTATCTGATGATAGATTGGCGATGATATACAAATCTGAATCATAAGATCTGTTCCTAAAAAATTCCATTTGGCCTTTACATATCGCATACATAGCCACAAAAAAGAGGAATGGTTGTCCTACTTTAGTTTAGTGCTGGTCTTGATCCATAGGTTCGTTGGCCAGATGCGGAAAATTCTTCAAGGCATACAACAAAAAATAACCTTCATATTCCCTGATATGGAGCATAGCATAATCGATACAATCCATCCTAAGGAGACGCATATgctaattatttcttttttgtttttatccAGGCATATTGACTGGTGCAATTGTTACACTTGTATTAGCAGCTCTTATTCTACTCTACATTTTCAAAAAGTCAGATACAGAAAAAGAAACACAATTGAAGGTAGAACGGTTTCTAGCAATGTACAAGACCACGAAACCCACTCGATACACTTTTGTAGAAGTTAAGAAGATGACAAGAAGGTTTAAGCATAAATTAGGTCAAGGTGGATTTGGAAGTGTGTACAAAGGGGAGTTGCCAAACGGAATTCCTGTTGCAGTTAAGATGCTTGAGAAGTCTAAAGGGGAGGGAGAAGAGTTCATCAATGAAGTAGCCACCATTGGAAGAATTCACCATGTCAATGTGGTGCGCCTCCTGGGATTTTGCTCCGAAAGAACAAGGCATGCACTTGGATATGAATTCATGCCTAATGAATCACTAGAGAAGTATATTTACTCTAGAGAAAATACACGAGCTCATGAATCATTTTGCATCCAAAAGTTGCTAGAAATAGTGAAAGGTATTGCTCGGGGTATTGAGTATTTGCACCAGGGATGTGATCAACGGATCCTACATTTCGACATCAAGCCTCATAACATTTTGTTGGACTATGACTTCAACCCGAAGATCTCAGATTTTGGTCTTGCAAAGCTATGCTCAAGGGATCGTAGCATCATTACCATGACCGCAGCTAGGGGCACAATGGGCTACATTGCACCTGAAATGTACTCTAGGAACTTTGGAACGGTTTCTTATAAATCAGATATATATAGTTTTGGAATGTTGATATTGGAAATGGTGGGAGGCAAGAAGAGCAAGGATCCCGAGATTGAGAATCAGAACGAAGTTTATTTTCCAGAAAAGGTATATGAATGGATAGTTCATGGACAAGATCTGGGACTGAATTCGGAGATGaacggaagagaagaagagattgTGAAGAAGCTTGCTATAGTAGCACTCTGGTGCATACAGTGGAATCCGGCAGATCGTCCCTCCATGACAAGGGTAATTCAGATGCTGACAGGGGATTTGCAAAGCTTACAAATACCCCCAAAACCTTTCATTTCCTCATCTGATCACTAGAATTGTACGATTCTAAATGAAGTATAGATGCCAACAATGCAATTTAAAGGACATATTTGTTTTGTAAACAGATTCATAGGATATGCTATGAAATATCATTAGCATTACTCGAATTTTCACCATCTATCTTGAATTTGTTcactatattttaaatattatgcTTTCTCAATATTTAAGTTTAGAGATTCATGTGCACCTGAGTCTGTAACATGTCCTTCCTCTCAcacacggagagagagagagagagagagagagaatctaaATTATCTTTCCCACTCTTCTTCCTAAGCCTACAGATTAGTATGTGAATAAGTGCATCTTTTCCTGCTATGATGGGGTTTTATTAAGTTCTACAGAATTATCACGACTTTAGACTTCCAATAGTCATTGTGATTATGATTATTATCTAAAAAAAGAATTTCAGATCTTGCCCTGTTCTTGTCTTTGTCAGGTGGTTTGGCTGTCTTTGGTGCTCCTTATGTCACTGGTCAGTCGGAGCTTGGAGCACCACTGGCCATACTCCATTCTCCtctcctttttaatttttttgtgggGAAAGGGAAGCTGGAAACTACCCTtcttttattagaaaaatatatataggaGAATTTACAAAAGACTTAGGAGAGAGTGAGAAGAAGTCGAACAAAACAGATTCATACAGACACATCTGAGTGTCCGGAATGGACCCGATTCCTGTAAACAGATAGCAGCAAATGGATAGACCAGGCTTCAGAAGAGAATTATCATCTGCCGACAGAGTCAAAGCAGAAAAATTTGGAGAGCTACAAAcagacttaaaaaaaaaacaagggaaCTGCAGGGATCATGCAGAAGTACCCGGCCATTGTACCGCAGGTAGCAGATTCTTGAGTTGATTCCAGAGTGCGCGGTGACCTGCAGCCTTCTTTACAGAGCAAAGACACTCTCAGGCTTTTGCAGAGGACTGAACAGATAGAGCTACTTCTGTTAAGGAAAATTCTTTGATTCCTTTCCTGCCACACCTGCCAAAACAGAGCCATTGGCAACTGGTCCCAAGCTATTCTCCAATTTTCGCGGATTTTCTTTAGCCTCCAGGAGGTCCGTAGAGAGTAGAAATTTGAAGGCCAACCCCTTATGTTCAAGCAAGTCTTCAAAATGATCCAGATGCTTTTAACAAAAAGTCATTTATGAAGAAGGTGAGATATTGTCTCAGCGGCACAGCCGCACAAAGGACAACCGGCACTCACTGACCAGCCCTTATCATTGAGCCAAAAAAAAGACTAATCTTTTCAGAAACCACTGCCTTCCAAGTGATCTTGTAGTGAGGACAAATCAGTCCACCTCTGTTAATGAAAGAATGGTAGGAGCTCGCAGTAAAAAATCCATGTTGCGCGAGTTTCTAAACAGGGAATCCGTTACTCTTGAGGGCCTGACATTAGCAAGAAGTTCCAGTAATTGGACATCTTGCGCTGATTGGGACTGCATCAGTGGGCCTCTTAACTCTAGCATTCCACTTAGCCTTTCTCCAACTCCATAAAGAAGCAACTGAGACATTGGGTTTAATCACTCCAGTGTACAGCTCATCAAACAATTGAGCAAGAGGAACTGGGCCTAACCAAGAATCTTCCCAaatgtgatattttttttttttggtaaaaaacggCTACTCATTCATATAGATCTAacatgagtacatcctgccatgTCCGTAGAAATAAAAAACAACAGAGAAGAAGGAACGTCTACAGTAGACGTCCACAAAACATCCCCGGAGTGCCGGGCCacaaaagaggcgacccagtctgcggcCCTGTTCGCCTCTCTAAATACATGACCAATCTGGAAACCGACCATCATCTGAGCCATCCTCCGAGTCTCCCGAATGAGGGGGTGACCGTCGCCATACCTGTCCATCCCccggatccaatcgatcaccaccGCAGAGTCTCCCTCGAGGAACACTCGCTCGGCGCCAAGGACCTGCCTGGCATAGGATAGTCCCTCCCAAGCAGCCCGTAGCTCCGCACCAACAACTGTAATCCCAGGTGTCCGACGCCCACCAGCAACCACCAATCTACCACCGGGATCCCTAATCACAAAGCCGACCCCTCCAGTCAAACCGTCTAGTGACCTACTGCCATCGAAGTTTACTTTGAGatagccaaggggtgggggtacccaagagacagtaacaaaaaggggcgctgaaacagcgtaaggagaaccccaggtgtccctggCCATCCCAGAAGAAAACTCAGTGGCAGCCGCCATAACCTCCCTCGCATGTCGTGCTgctctgtccaccaccatcctcggaaggccCCGCCTCCCCTCAAATATGCCTGCGTTCCTATCCAACCAAATGTGATAAGACAGGTACACCCTTATAATCCCCTCTGCTGCCAACCTGGGCCTGCACATGGAGTCTCTCAGCATCCGCAGCAGATCCTGCATCGAGACTACCGCATCAATCAAGGGAACCGATGAACACTGCCATATCTGTCGAGCTCTAGGGCACAATAGGAGAACATGCTCAATGGTCTCTACGATATCACCACACGTCTCACAAAACTGAGATACCCCCATACCACGCCGAACAAGTAAACTCCTCGTCGGGAGACatccccaagccaccttccagatgaaaagTGCCACCCGTGGGTGAATCCGTAATCTCCATATCCATCCTCCCACGATCTGTCGCGCTGGCGTCCTGCAGAACAACGCACAAAGATCCCTGGCCCTCACCCGCGACCGCCCCGTCGTAGTCCAAAGCAGCCTATCCGACACCCCTCCAGAGGGAATTGGCAAAGCCAAAATCGACTCCGCCAACTGCTCACCAAACACCTCCCTGATCAACCCCACCCTCCAATGACTCCCCTCAGAATCCAGCAGATCCCTGACCCTGCACCCAGCTAGTCTCGCAGAGTCCACCGTGGTCGGCAGACGACATATCGGCCAATCAGTCACCCAGCTATCCTCCAGCACGTCTATCGAGTGCCTGTCACCAATCACCCATCTGATCTCCGGAAGCACCACCATAGCCCTGGCACACATCACTCGCCATATCGGAGAGTGGTGACGCTCTATCCGCCCCCCAGGCACCAAGACACCatatttggccctcatcaaTGAGGACCACATACTCTCTGGCTCAAGCACAAATCTGGCTGCATGCCTCGCCGCTAACACCTCCCGTCTCGTCATCAAAGACTGCACTCCCAGCCCCCCGGCACTGGTCGGCTGGCAAACACTCTCCTAGGCCACCAAGTGGATCCCGCCTCTGCCACTCCTCCTCCCCCAAATAAACTCCCTGAACAACTGCTCAAGGGACCTCAAGACTGACACCGGAATATCGACGTGGGATAGAAGATAAATAGGAACAGATGAAAGTACAGAACGCACCAGTACGATCCTCCCCATCATAGACAATGAATGAGACTGCCAGCCCTCCAGCCTGCATCTGACTCTAGTCACAAGGGACACACAGTCCCTAATCCTCAAACGTCGGCCACATAAAGGTACCCCCAAATAAGACATCAGGCCCCCCTGTTCTCCCACTCCTAGAACCTCCAATATAGAGAGCTTCAGCGCCCCGCGCGTCTTCGGACTAAAGATAACAGCAGACTTGTCCAAATTGACCTGCTGCCCAGACAGAGCACAGTAATCCCGAAGAATCTGATCTATAACTCGAGCCGACTGCCTCGTGGACCTGGCTAAAAGCATGCAATCATCAGCAAATAGCAGATGGGAGATCGccactgctccctccaccggtCTGTAAGCCTCCAGCTCCTGACTCATCACTGCCTGCCGCAAGAATCTAGACAATGCATCCGCACAAATAATAAACAGCAATGGAGAGAGGGGACAACCCTGATGCAAACCCCCAGACGACGTAAAGAAACGGGAGGGCGAACCGTTCACCAAAATAGCAAAGGAGGGCACCCTGATGCAACCCATCGCCCACCTGATCCATGTCTCATGTACCCCAAACAACCGCAAGGACTGCTGCACAAAGTCCCACCTCATCCTGTCAtaagccctctccatatcaagcttgacCCCCATCAAGCTTCTCCTCATCGGAGCTCTGCtaagatcaaacataaactcctgAGCTATGAGTACATTATCCGATATACTCCGCCCCTCCAAAAAAGCCCCCTGCTCCGGGGATATAAGCCTAGGGAGCACCCCCCTCAATCTGATAGCGAGAATTTTCGTCGTCACCTTGTACAAAGTCGTACACAGGCTGATCGGACGAAAATGACTCGGCTCCGTAGCATCCTGCCGTTTCGGGATCAGGGCAATGAAGGTCCTCTGCCACTCAGCCGTCATCACTGCTGTACTGAAGAACTGCTGTATAGCTGCCGTCACATCCCGTCCAACTATCATCCAATATCGCTGAAAGAACACCGGTGGGAACCCATCCGGCCCCGGCGCCTTGTCCCCTCCGAGGGACCACACCGCCTCCCTGATCTCCCTCTCTGATACCGGACTAATCAAACCAGAGTTCTCCTCCTCTGTGACCACCTCCCCTGGCGGTGGAATATCTGCTAGGCTCGCTCCACCAGTCTGCTCTGTCCATCTGCTCCTAAAGAAGCTCACCAGAATCCTCTGTATCACCTCCGGCTCCTCCGACTGCTGCCCCTCCTCATCCCTAATAAGCCTGATCCTGTTCTGGTTCCTCCTAATCACTGTCGCCTGGTGAAAATATCTGGTGTTCCTGTCCCCCTCCATAATCCACTGTACCCTCGCCTTCTGTCTCCAAAATATCTCCTGCTGTCTAAGTAGGCCATCATGCAGAGCAAGTAAGGATCTAAGCTCCCCCATAACCTCATCTGACAGACCCCCCCCCCTCGAGCCTCCTGATCCTGTAACCTAACAATGGCCACCTCTGACTCCTCAATCCTCCTAAAAATGTCACCCACCTCCTCTCGATTCCTTCTCCTCAGCCTCCTCCGCGCCAACTCCAATCTCCGGGACACCCGGTACATGGCATCACCCCTCACAGGAGTGCTCCACGCCTCCCTGACCATCTCCCATGAACGAGGGTAAGAAAGCCATATCTTCTCGAACCTGAATGGGGGGTGCACCGGAACAAAAGCATCAGTGCTCAACAACAAGGGACAATGATCAGATGCAATCCTGGGTAAGTGAGACACACGATGATCCGAGAATCTCTGGACCCATCCAGCTGTCGCACAAGCTCTATCAAGTCTCTCCCA is from Phoenix dactylifera cultivar Barhee BC4 chromosome 6, palm_55x_up_171113_PBpolish2nd_filt_p, whole genome shotgun sequence and encodes:
- the LOC108510665 gene encoding rust resistance kinase Lr10-like; amino-acid sequence: MSMDKLPFDCMVVSAGAEIPTLITGNYYEEALHSLGVEIPSLITSYIGSAIDFIERGELTLDWSIPEISIPEISDKCKACEAVAKRCAGHEVYCNTSQHLSSKNTNQHHGSDVKLITGILTGAIVTLVLAALILLYIFKKSDTEKETQLKVERFLAMYKTTKPTRYTFVEVKKMTRRFKHKLGQGGFGSVYKGELPNGIPVAVKMLEKSKGEGEEFINEVATIGRIHHVNVVRLLGFCSERTRHALGYEFMPNESLEKYIYSRENTRAHESFCIQKLLEIVKGIARGIEYLHQGCDQRILHFDIKPHNILLDYDFNPKISDFGLAKLCSRDRSIITMTAARGTMGYIAPEMYSRNFGTVSYKSDIYSFGMLILEMVGGKKSKDPEIENQNEVYFPEKVYEWIVHGQDLGLNSEMNGREEEIVKKLAIVALWCIQWNPADRPSMTRVIQMLTGDLQSLQIPPKPFISSSDH